From Oscillospiraceae bacterium, one genomic window encodes:
- a CDS encoding acetolactate synthase — MLKQLSVFLENKAGSICEVAELLYKKDIDIVALCIADTAKFGILRMVVSDPDTAVTLLREQGHTVSLTDVLIVGIENKPGGMLPVLRILNEAGVGVEYMYAFLGKTKGAYMVLRVENPGKVAEVLTAKGITCADQSIIG; from the coding sequence ATGTTGAAACAGCTATCGGTATTTTTGGAAAACAAGGCCGGCAGTATCTGCGAAGTCGCGGAGCTGCTGTACAAAAAAGACATCGACATTGTGGCTCTGTGCATCGCGGACACCGCAAAATTCGGCATTTTGCGCATGGTTGTAAGCGATCCCGATACCGCAGTCACACTGCTGCGTGAACAGGGGCACACCGTCTCGCTGACCGATGTTTTAATCGTCGGCATCGAGAACAAACCCGGCGGAATGCTTCCGGTTCTGCGGATTTTGAACGAAGCCGGCGTCGGTGTGGAGTACATGTACGCGTTCCTCGGCAAGACCAAGGGCGCATATATGGTGCTGCGGGTCGAAAATCCCGGTAAGGTCGCCGAAGTGCTGACAGCAAAAGGCATCACCTGCGCCGATCAGAGTATTATCGGTTAA